A single window of Streptomyces griseoviridis DNA harbors:
- the dxr gene encoding 1-deoxy-D-xylulose-5-phosphate reductoisomerase gives MSDSPAPLADPHVVYDPVAGGGPKDLVILGSTGSIGTQAIDLVLRNPDRFTVCGISADGGRVSLLAEQAHRLRVRTVAVARESAVPALREALSARYGTGEPLPEILVGQDASTDLAGSPCHTVLNGITGSIGLAPTLAALTAGHTLALANKESLIVGGPLVKALAEPGQIIPVDSEHAALFQALAAGTRADVRKLVVTASGGPFRGRTRADLARVTVEEALAHPTWAMGPVITINSATLVNKGLEVIEAHLLYDIPFDRIEVVVHPQSYVHSMVEFTDGSTLAQATPPDMGGPIAIGLGWPERVPDAAPAFDWSKASTWEFFPLDDEAFPSVSLARHVGGLAGTAPAVFNAANEECVEAFRAGALPFNGIMDTVTRVVEEHGTPDPGTSLTVQDVLEAETWARARARELTAQTATAEARA, from the coding sequence ATGAGCGACAGTCCAGCACCCCTCGCCGACCCCCACGTCGTCTACGATCCCGTGGCGGGCGGCGGCCCCAAGGATCTCGTGATCCTCGGATCCACCGGGTCGATCGGCACCCAGGCCATCGACCTCGTGCTGCGCAACCCCGACCGCTTCACGGTCTGTGGCATCTCCGCCGACGGCGGGCGGGTCTCCCTGCTGGCCGAGCAGGCCCACCGGCTGCGGGTGCGGACCGTCGCCGTCGCCCGGGAGAGCGCCGTACCTGCCCTGCGCGAGGCGCTCTCCGCGCGCTACGGCACGGGCGAGCCGCTCCCCGAGATCCTCGTGGGCCAGGACGCCTCCACCGACCTGGCCGGCTCCCCCTGCCACACCGTGCTCAACGGCATCACCGGCTCCATCGGCCTCGCCCCCACCCTCGCCGCGCTGACCGCGGGCCACACCCTCGCGCTCGCCAACAAGGAGTCGCTCATCGTGGGCGGCCCGCTGGTCAAGGCGCTGGCCGAGCCGGGCCAGATCATCCCGGTCGACTCCGAGCACGCGGCCCTCTTCCAGGCGCTCGCCGCCGGCACCCGCGCCGACGTCCGCAAACTCGTCGTCACCGCGTCGGGCGGCCCCTTCCGCGGCCGCACCAGGGCCGACCTCGCGCGGGTCACCGTCGAGGAAGCCCTCGCCCACCCCACCTGGGCGATGGGCCCGGTGATCACCATCAACTCCGCGACCCTCGTCAACAAGGGGCTGGAGGTGATCGAGGCGCACCTCCTCTACGACATTCCCTTCGACCGCATTGAGGTGGTCGTGCATCCCCAGTCGTATGTCCACTCGATGGTTGAGTTCACGGACGGATCGACACTGGCCCAGGCGACGCCCCCCGACATGGGCGGCCCGATCGCCATCGGCCTCGGCTGGCCCGAACGGGTACCGGACGCGGCCCCCGCGTTCGACTGGAGCAAGGCGTCGACGTGGGAGTTCTTCCCGCTCGACGACGAGGCGTTCCCCTCGGTGAGCCTCGCCCGGCACGTGGGCGGGCTCGCGGGGACCGCCCCGGCGGTGTTCAATGCCGCCAACGAGGAGTGCGTCGAGGCCTTCCGCGCCGGCGCGCTGCCGTTCAACGGGATCATGGACACCGTGACCCGGGTGGTCGAGGAACACGGCACCCCGGACCCGGGAACCTCGCTCACCGTTCAGGACGTCCTCGAAGCGGAGACCTGGGCACGAGCCCGTGCCAGGGAACTGACAGCGCAGACGGCGACCGCGGAGGCGCGTGCATGA
- a CDS encoding M50 family metallopeptidase, which yields MMILGIVVFAFGLLVSIAWHELGHLSTAKLFGIRVPQYMVGFGPTIFSRTKGDTEYGIKAVPLGGYIRMIGMFPPGPDGRLEARSTSPWRGMIEDARSAAFEELRPGDETRLFYTRAPWKRVIVMFAGPFMNLILAVALFFTVLMGFGVSQQTTTVSSVSQCVIAQSENRDSCRTGDAASPAAAAGLKAGDKIVSFGGVRTQDWDRLSDLIRANPGKDVPIVVQRDGKDLTLHATIATNQVAKKDSSGAIVQGQYVKAGFLGFSAATGIVRQDFGDSVTWMSDRVGDAVDSIVALPGKIPALWDAAFGDGKRAADSPMGVVGAARVGGEIFTLDIPASQQLAMFVMLVAGFNLSLFLFNMLPLLPLDGGHIAGALWEGLRRNLAKLLRRPDPGPFDVAKLMPVAYVVAGIFVCFTILVMIADVVNPVRIS from the coding sequence ATGATGATCCTCGGCATAGTCGTCTTCGCGTTCGGCCTGCTGGTCTCGATCGCCTGGCACGAACTGGGCCACCTGTCCACGGCGAAACTCTTCGGCATCCGGGTCCCGCAGTACATGGTCGGCTTCGGCCCGACGATCTTCTCCCGCACCAAGGGCGACACCGAGTACGGCATCAAGGCCGTCCCGCTCGGCGGCTACATCCGCATGATCGGCATGTTCCCGCCCGGCCCCGACGGCCGCCTGGAGGCCCGCTCCACCTCGCCCTGGCGCGGCATGATCGAGGACGCCCGCTCGGCCGCCTTCGAGGAACTGCGCCCCGGCGACGAGACCCGCCTCTTCTACACCCGCGCCCCGTGGAAACGGGTCATCGTGATGTTCGCGGGCCCCTTCATGAACCTGATCCTCGCGGTGGCGCTGTTCTTCACCGTCCTCATGGGCTTCGGCGTCTCCCAGCAGACCACCACCGTCAGCTCCGTCTCCCAGTGCGTCATCGCGCAGAGCGAGAACCGCGACAGCTGCCGGACGGGCGACGCCGCCTCCCCGGCCGCCGCCGCCGGACTCAAGGCGGGCGACAAGATCGTCTCCTTCGGCGGGGTGAGGACCCAGGACTGGGACAGGCTCTCCGACCTGATCCGCGCCAACCCCGGCAAGGACGTCCCGATCGTCGTCCAGCGCGACGGCAAGGACCTCACCCTGCACGCGACCATCGCCACCAACCAGGTCGCCAAGAAGGACTCAAGCGGCGCCATCGTCCAGGGCCAGTACGTCAAGGCCGGCTTCCTCGGCTTCAGCGCCGCCACCGGCATCGTCCGCCAGGACTTCGGCGACTCCGTGACCTGGATGAGCGACCGCGTCGGCGACGCCGTCGACTCCATCGTGGCGCTCCCCGGCAAGATCCCCGCCCTCTGGGACGCCGCCTTCGGCGACGGCAAGCGGGCGGCTGACTCCCCGATGGGCGTGGTCGGCGCGGCCCGCGTCGGCGGTGAGATCTTCACCCTCGACATCCCCGCCAGCCAGCAGCTCGCGATGTTCGTCATGCTGGTCGCCGGCTTCAACCTCTCGCTGTTCCTCTTCAACATGCTCCCGCTGCTCCCGCTGGACGGCGGCCACATCGCCGGCGCCCTCTGGGAAGGGCTGCGCCGCAACCTCGCGAAGCTGCTGCGCCGCCCCGACCCCGGCCCCTTCGACGTGGCGAAGCTGATGCCGGTCGCCTACGTCGTCGCCGGGATCTTCGTCTGCTTCACCATCCTGGTGATGATCGCGGACGTGGTGAACCCGGTACGGATCTCATGA
- the ispG gene encoding flavodoxin-dependent (E)-4-hydroxy-3-methylbut-2-enyl-diphosphate synthase, with protein MTAISLGMPSVPTRLAERRKSRQIQVGSVAVGGDAPVSVQSMTTTRTSDIGATLQQIAELTASGCQIVRVACPTQDDADALSTIARKSQIPVIADIHFQPKYVFAAIEAGCAAVRVNPGNIKQFDDKVKEIAGAAKDHGTPIRIGVNAGSLDRRLLQKYGKATPEALVESALWEASLFEEHGFRDIKISVKHNDPVIMIEAYKQLAAQSDYPLHLGVTEAGPAFQGTIKSAVAFGALLSQGIGDTIRVSLSAPPAEEVKVGIQILESLNLKQRGLEIVSCPSCGRAQVDVYKLAEEVTAGLTGMEVPLRVAVMGCVVNGPGEAREADLGVASGNGKGQIFVKGEVIKTVPESKIVETLIEEAMKLAAQMEADGITSGEPSVAVAG; from the coding sequence ATGACTGCGATTTCTCTCGGCATGCCGTCCGTCCCGACCCGGCTCGCCGAGCGCCGGAAGAGCCGGCAGATCCAGGTCGGCTCCGTGGCGGTGGGCGGCGACGCCCCGGTCTCCGTCCAGTCGATGACCACGACCCGCACCTCCGACATCGGCGCCACCCTCCAGCAGATCGCCGAGCTGACCGCCTCCGGCTGCCAGATCGTGCGGGTGGCCTGCCCGACGCAGGACGACGCGGACGCCCTGTCGACGATCGCCCGCAAGTCGCAGATCCCGGTCATCGCCGACATCCACTTCCAGCCGAAGTACGTGTTCGCGGCGATCGAGGCCGGCTGCGCCGCCGTCCGCGTCAACCCGGGCAACATCAAGCAGTTCGACGACAAGGTCAAGGAGATCGCGGGCGCCGCCAAGGACCACGGCACGCCGATCCGCATCGGCGTCAACGCCGGCTCCCTCGACCGGCGCCTGCTCCAGAAGTACGGCAAGGCCACCCCGGAGGCGCTCGTCGAGTCGGCGCTGTGGGAGGCGTCCCTCTTCGAGGAGCACGGCTTCCGGGACATCAAGATCTCGGTGAAGCACAACGACCCGGTCATCATGATCGAGGCGTACAAGCAGCTCGCCGCCCAGTCCGACTACCCCCTCCACCTCGGCGTCACCGAGGCGGGCCCGGCCTTCCAGGGCACCATCAAGTCGGCCGTCGCCTTCGGCGCCCTGCTCTCCCAGGGCATCGGCGACACCATCCGCGTCTCCCTCTCGGCGCCGCCCGCCGAGGAGGTCAAGGTCGGCATCCAGATCCTGGAGTCCCTCAACCTCAAGCAGCGCGGCCTGGAGATCGTCTCCTGCCCGTCCTGCGGCCGCGCCCAGGTCGACGTCTACAAGCTCGCCGAAGAGGTCACCGCCGGCCTGACCGGCATGGAGGTCCCGCTCCGGGTCGCCGTCATGGGCTGCGTCGTCAACGGTCCGGGCGAGGCCCGCGAGGCCGACCTCGGCGTCGCCTCCGGCAACGGCAAGGGCCAGATCTTCGTCAAGGGCGAGGTCATCAAGACCGTCCCCGAGTCGAAGATCGTGGAGACCCTCATCGAGGAGGCCATGAAACTGGCCGCGCAGATGGAGGCCGACGGCATCACCTCGGGCGAGCCGTCGGTGGCGGTCGCCGGCTGA
- a CDS encoding GNAT family N-acetyltransferase, whose amino-acid sequence MLTQTTSRVLEPSDLDAALAILDREPVTNAFVTSRVQVAGLDPWRLGGEMWGFYEDGMLTSLCYAGANLVPICATPRAVRAFADRARRAGRRCSSIVGPAGPTTQLWRLLEPSWGPAREVRGHQPLMVTDRMPADIAPDPYVRRIRKDEMETIMPACVAMFTEEVGVSPMAGDGGLLYQARVAELVGSGRSFARVDDRGKVVFKAEIGAATARACQIQGVWVAPEYRGQGYAAPGMAAVLRYALADVAPVASLYVNDFNTAARRTYRRVGFQEIGAFTSVLF is encoded by the coding sequence GTGTTGACCCAGACCACCTCCCGGGTGCTCGAACCGAGCGACCTTGACGCCGCGCTCGCCATCCTCGACCGCGAGCCGGTCACGAATGCCTTCGTGACCTCCCGGGTCCAGGTCGCCGGGCTCGACCCCTGGCGACTCGGCGGCGAGATGTGGGGCTTCTACGAGGACGGCATGCTGACGTCGCTCTGCTACGCGGGCGCCAACCTCGTCCCGATCTGCGCCACCCCGCGCGCCGTGCGCGCCTTCGCCGACCGGGCCCGTCGGGCCGGCCGCCGCTGCTCCTCCATCGTCGGACCCGCCGGACCCACCACCCAGCTCTGGCGTCTCCTCGAACCCAGCTGGGGCCCGGCCCGCGAGGTCCGCGGCCACCAGCCCCTCATGGTCACCGACCGGATGCCCGCCGACATCGCCCCCGACCCGTACGTCCGTCGCATCCGCAAGGACGAGATGGAGACGATCATGCCGGCCTGCGTGGCGATGTTCACCGAGGAGGTCGGCGTCTCCCCGATGGCAGGGGACGGCGGCCTGCTCTACCAGGCCAGGGTCGCCGAACTGGTCGGCTCGGGACGCTCCTTCGCCCGCGTCGACGACCGCGGCAAGGTCGTCTTCAAGGCCGAGATCGGCGCCGCCACCGCGCGCGCCTGCCAGATCCAGGGCGTCTGGGTGGCCCCCGAGTACCGGGGCCAGGGGTACGCCGCCCCCGGCATGGCGGCCGTCCTGCGCTACGCCCTCGCCGACGTCGCACCCGTGGCCAGCCTCTACGTCAACGACTTCAACACCGCGGCCAGGCGCACCTACCGCCGGGTCGGCTTCCAGGAGATCGGCGCGTTCACGAGCGTGCTGTTCTAG
- a CDS encoding GNAT family N-acetyltransferase: protein MDLVIGPLDLSAHVDEALAVQAVAFGLGSDEVAVRRQIVLRHMTYPGARALGATEGGRLVGFVYGMPNDRGHWWSTVVEPYLRAQDLDGWLDDSFVITELHVHPHHQNRGVGRALITRITDSATEPRSILSAIDIESPARGLYHSLGYQDLARRVLFPSAPRPYAVMGAPLPLRRR, encoded by the coding sequence ATGGACCTCGTCATCGGCCCCCTCGACCTGTCCGCCCACGTCGACGAGGCCCTCGCCGTCCAGGCCGTCGCGTTCGGCCTCGGCTCCGACGAAGTGGCCGTGCGCCGCCAGATCGTCCTGCGCCACATGACCTACCCGGGCGCCCGCGCCCTGGGCGCCACCGAGGGCGGCCGTCTCGTCGGCTTCGTGTACGGCATGCCCAACGACCGCGGCCACTGGTGGTCCACCGTCGTCGAGCCCTACCTCCGCGCCCAGGACCTCGACGGCTGGCTCGACGACTCCTTCGTCATCACCGAACTCCACGTCCACCCCCACCACCAGAACCGGGGCGTCGGCCGCGCCCTCATCACCCGCATCACCGACAGCGCCACCGAGCCCCGCTCGATCCTGTCGGCCATCGACATCGAGAGCCCGGCCCGCGGCCTCTACCACTCCCTCGGCTACCAGGACCTCGCCCGCAGGGTGCTGTTCCCGAGCGCCCCGCGGCCCTACGCCGTGATGGGCGCCCCCCTCCCGCTGCGCCGCCGGTGA
- a CDS encoding proline--tRNA ligase, which translates to MANAPVQRMSRLMAKTLRDDPADAEVLSHKLLVRAGYVRRTAAGLWSWLPLGKRVLANIERIVREEMDAIGAQEVLLPALLPREPYEATGRWEEYGPELFRLQDRKGGDYLLGPTHEEIFTQLVKDQASSYKDLPVILYQIQHKYRDEARPRAGILRGREFLMKDSYSFDTEDEGLAHSYALHRAAYQRIFERLGLDYRICAATAGAMGGSKSEEFLAPAAAGEDTFADCPHCDFAANTEAITYPLAPVDASAVPAVEELATPDTPTIESLAAFLDVPASATLKNLLVKVDGEIVAVGVPGDREVDLDKVEAHFAPAAVELVTAEDFTGRPDLVRGYVGPQGLEKVTYIADPRIAPGTSWITGANKAGTHAKNVVAGRDFDVDTYIDVVVVQEGDPCPKCGTGLTLDRAIEIGHIFQLGRKYADALKLDVLGRQGKPVRVTMGSYGIGVSRAVAALAEQTADEHGLVWPREVAPADVHVVAAGKAVQTELALDVSEKLREAGLRVLVDDRAGVSPGVKFTDAELIGVPHILVAGRRSAEGVLELKDRRTGEREELTVDEALARLSAL; encoded by the coding sequence ATGGCGAACGCACCGGTCCAGCGCATGTCCCGTTTGATGGCGAAGACGCTGCGCGACGACCCGGCCGACGCCGAGGTCCTCAGCCACAAGCTGCTCGTCCGCGCCGGGTACGTCCGCCGCACCGCGGCCGGCCTCTGGAGCTGGCTGCCGCTGGGCAAGCGGGTGCTCGCCAACATCGAGCGCATCGTCCGCGAGGAGATGGACGCCATCGGCGCCCAGGAGGTGCTGCTCCCCGCCCTGCTGCCGCGCGAGCCCTACGAGGCGACCGGCCGCTGGGAGGAGTACGGCCCCGAGCTGTTCCGCCTCCAGGACCGCAAGGGCGGCGACTACCTCCTCGGCCCCACCCACGAGGAGATCTTCACCCAGCTGGTGAAGGACCAGGCGTCGTCCTACAAGGACCTGCCGGTCATCCTCTACCAGATCCAGCACAAGTACCGTGACGAGGCCCGCCCCCGGGCCGGCATCCTGCGCGGCCGCGAGTTCCTCATGAAGGACTCCTACTCCTTCGACACCGAGGACGAGGGCCTCGCCCACTCCTACGCCCTGCACCGCGCGGCCTACCAGCGGATCTTCGAGCGCCTCGGCCTCGACTACCGCATCTGCGCGGCCACCGCGGGCGCCATGGGCGGCTCCAAGTCGGAGGAGTTCCTGGCCCCCGCCGCGGCGGGCGAGGACACCTTCGCGGACTGCCCGCACTGCGACTTCGCCGCCAACACCGAGGCGATCACCTACCCGCTCGCCCCGGTCGACGCGTCCGCCGTGCCCGCCGTCGAGGAGCTGGCCACCCCCGACACCCCGACCATCGAGTCCCTCGCCGCCTTCCTCGACGTCCCCGCCTCCGCCACCCTGAAGAACCTCCTGGTGAAGGTGGACGGCGAGATCGTCGCCGTCGGCGTCCCCGGCGACCGCGAGGTCGACCTCGACAAGGTGGAGGCGCACTTCGCCCCGGCCGCCGTCGAGCTGGTCACCGCCGAGGACTTCACCGGCCGCCCCGACCTGGTGCGCGGCTACGTCGGACCGCAGGGCCTGGAGAAGGTCACCTACATCGCCGACCCGCGGATCGCCCCCGGCACCTCCTGGATCACGGGCGCGAACAAGGCGGGCACCCACGCGAAGAACGTCGTCGCCGGCCGCGACTTCGACGTCGACACGTACATCGACGTCGTCGTCGTCCAGGAGGGCGACCCCTGCCCGAAGTGCGGCACCGGCCTCACGCTGGACCGCGCCATCGAGATCGGCCACATCTTCCAGCTCGGCCGCAAGTACGCCGACGCCCTCAAGCTCGACGTCCTCGGCCGGCAGGGCAAGCCGGTCCGCGTCACCATGGGCTCCTACGGCATCGGCGTCTCCCGCGCGGTCGCGGCCCTCGCCGAGCAGACCGCCGACGAGCACGGGCTGGTCTGGCCCCGCGAGGTCGCCCCGGCCGACGTCCATGTGGTCGCCGCGGGCAAGGCCGTCCAGACCGAACTCGCCCTGGACGTCTCGGAGAAGCTCCGCGAGGCCGGCCTGCGGGTCCTGGTCGACGACCGCGCCGGGGTCTCGCCCGGCGTCAAGTTCACCGACGCGGAACTCATCGGCGTCCCGCACATCCTGGTCGCGGGCCGCCGCTCCGCCGAGGGCGTCCTTGAGCTGAAGGACCGCAGGACCGGCGAGCGCGAGGAACTGACGGTGGACGAGGCGCTCGCCCGCCTCTCCGCCCTCTGA
- a CDS encoding aminoglycoside phosphotransferase family protein, producing MAFEPPRRLLRALGETAAPEGDDWLARLPGTAQHAVERRGSTVERVQAPGGRSSLVVLVRLADGTPAVLKLAPPRARPESERAALAHWAGRGAVRLLEPFEAEGELLLERLHPDVSVRSLPEARALLEAAGTLRRLWVEPPADHSFETVAERTGRQAAAMLATAGARPEVAQLVDAALMARDELLLVEQERRLLHGTFRQSKVLAGERSPWLAVGPDPVVGECAFDLARLVRDRVEDLIAVPSGASTARRRVKRLAESLDVDQDRLRGWALFRAVESGVRALRVGRPKDAELLLEFAGWL from the coding sequence ATGGCTTTCGAACCGCCCAGACGGCTGCTCCGGGCGCTCGGGGAGACGGCGGCGCCCGAGGGTGACGACTGGCTGGCGAGGCTGCCCGGCACGGCGCAACACGCGGTCGAGCGGCGCGGGTCGACGGTGGAGCGGGTGCAGGCGCCCGGCGGACGGAGCAGCCTGGTGGTGCTGGTGCGCCTCGCCGACGGCACCCCCGCCGTGCTGAAGCTGGCGCCGCCGCGGGCTCGCCCGGAGAGCGAGCGGGCCGCGCTGGCGCACTGGGCGGGGCGCGGTGCCGTGCGGCTGCTCGAACCGTTCGAGGCCGAGGGCGAGCTGCTCCTCGAACGGCTGCACCCGGACGTCTCGGTGCGGTCGCTGCCGGAGGCGCGGGCGCTGCTGGAGGCGGCCGGGACGCTGCGCAGGCTGTGGGTGGAGCCGCCGGCCGACCACTCCTTCGAGACGGTGGCCGAGCGCACCGGCCGGCAGGCCGCGGCGATGCTGGCCACCGCGGGGGCGCGTCCCGAGGTGGCGCAGTTGGTCGACGCGGCGCTGATGGCCCGCGACGAGCTGCTCCTCGTCGAACAGGAACGGCGGCTGCTGCACGGGACGTTCCGGCAGAGCAAGGTGCTCGCGGGTGAGCGTTCGCCGTGGCTCGCGGTGGGCCCCGATCCGGTGGTCGGGGAGTGCGCGTTCGACCTGGCGCGGCTGGTGCGCGACCGGGTGGAGGACCTGATCGCGGTGCCGTCCGGCGCGTCGACGGCGAGACGGCGGGTGAAGCGCCTGGCGGAGTCCCTCGACGTGGACCAGGACCGGCTGCGGGGCTGGGCGCTGTTCCGGGCGGTGGAGTCGGGGGTGCGGGCGCTGCGGGTGGGCCGCCCCAAGGACGCGGAACTCCTGCTGGAGTTCGCCGGGTGGCTGTAG
- a CDS encoding ferritin-like domain-containing protein — MSDRDQRVLTALQAALGAEHAAVYGYGVVGGQVRAAQRSEARQAYEAHRARRDALARQVRDLGGTPVAASAGYALPFAVSDSDGAVRLAAELEDRVAGVYSDLVRASSGERRRAAAEGLREAAVRAVRWRGESVAFPGLAERASAGAAPATPKG, encoded by the coding sequence GTGAGCGACCGCGACCAGCGGGTGCTGACGGCGTTGCAGGCGGCGCTGGGCGCCGAGCACGCGGCGGTGTACGGATACGGCGTGGTCGGCGGGCAGGTCAGGGCCGCGCAGCGCTCCGAGGCCCGGCAGGCGTACGAGGCGCACCGGGCCAGGCGGGACGCGCTGGCGCGTCAGGTGCGGGACCTCGGCGGTACGCCGGTGGCCGCCTCGGCCGGGTACGCGCTGCCGTTCGCGGTGAGCGACTCGGACGGCGCGGTGCGGCTGGCCGCCGAGTTGGAGGACCGGGTGGCCGGGGTTTACTCGGACCTGGTGCGGGCGTCGTCGGGCGAGAGGCGGCGCGCCGCGGCCGAGGGGCTGCGGGAGGCCGCGGTGCGGGCGGTGCGCTGGCGCGGGGAGAGCGTAGCCTTCCCTGGGCTGGCCGAACGGGCGTCCGCAGGCGCGGCCCCGGCGACCCCGAAGGGGTGA